One Glycine soja cultivar W05 chromosome 7, ASM419377v2, whole genome shotgun sequence genomic window, taacagAGATAGTATATAATTATGCAATTACTAGAGATTAAAAGTATGAAAATTTTGATGTAGAGATCTATCATTATCCATGCATAGATCAATCGATtctgttaaaaataattgtgttaGCTTTTGTTTATAATGATACACTTTTTCAGTTTGAGGGACAAGAAGATTTCTGATAACTTGCATAAGATACACAAATCTTTACTAAAGGAGCTTTATTCCTTTCAGAATAGAGAATGTATATATTACAATTCAGTATGAAGATAATTGAATACTGTAACCTACATAAAACTCTCCCATGCACTCATAATTTTTCTAACTAGAGTGATCACATAAGAACTAAAACAAACCATAACAATCTAATTCCCCCAAACATTCTTTTTTGGCTACAAAGGATAGAAATCCCAAAATTGGAAGATGTggacaaaattgaaaacaaaaggcagGAGCAAATACCTCCAAATCTAACCCCAAAAATAGACAAAGAAAAGCGAAACATTAAGGTTGTCGATTTTTTCAACATTTTGGAAGATCAGAAGGTGGAGGTGGCAGCTTCTGATTGCGCCGTTTACCATCTTGGACTATCCATGCCATTTTCAAGCCCCAACTAGTATGCACTTCAAGGTGGCAATGCATGAACCAAACACCTGTTCATGTAAGACCAGCAAACTAATGTTACAAACACTAACAATGAATCACACCGAAAATCCAGAACATGGTACTTTTAAGATAGACTTCATATTAGATTGGTCCTAATTTCATATTGAATTATTGCATTAAAGAAACTGGTGTCATGAACTATATTATCAAAGAAGAACTAATTTAATGTTATCTATGAAGCGATGCCTAAtatgattaaatatatattttctaagcaaacaaaattgataaatgaatttaattgccaagcattatcaatataaaaaaaaactttatattaatcaattagaaatcattAATGATAATATGCGATTAGAAGTCGAGTAACCAATCAGAAATAATTGATGGCAATATGTGATTGAATAGGAgtgaatttgaattaaattcaaaatagacaTACTCTTTGTAATTGTATAGTACCAACCTGGATTATCAGCAAGAAAGCGAACAGCAACCCACCCTCCAGATGGCACACCAGCAGTGTTCCTTTCAGCAGGGTCAACAAGGTTGAACTTTATGGGGTCCTTTTTGGGGTCAAAGTTCCCATTTCCTTGGCCAACAATGAAGAAGTTGAAGCCATGAAGGTGAAGAGGGTGACTCTCAGCTCCAATAATGCTTGTGTCTTGAAGTACCAACTCCACACTGGTGTTGTATGGCAACACCACTGTCTTAGTGCCACTACTCACAAAGATGTTGCTTGGTGGAGTGCCAGTGTAGTTGAACTTGAAAGGAGGGTTGGAAGGGAAATCTGTGGTGTACACTCCTTTGGACTTGTTGAAAAAATGTGCTTGGAGTAAAGCAATGTTTGGTGTCACAAATGTCACATTGTTAACAGCAGCAGCTACCCTTGTGTTGTTAGGCCCTTGGCATTGTTGATTTTTTGAGCATTTGCTGATTCCTAAGCCAACAGTGAAGAAGAAGTGCCTGTCTACGGTTTTTGGAACTTTTGCTGGGAATCTTGCATTGGCCAAGCTACGAACCTTGTTGTGGAAGTTCATTGCAAAGACAGTGTCATTGAATTTAGGGAACACTGCTCTAAGAAGAGGAAGCTTCTTGGTGTTTGACTTGTTGCTTGCATGTGAAGTTTTCTTGTACTCAAGGAACCCTGTGGCTGTGGTGTTATCAAAAGAAGCTGGACCTGTAGCATAGGGCCTTGTGGATATGGCACATGTGCCATTTGGAGCCTTGGATTTGGCCTTGAGAAGGACGTTGACGGTTTGACCAGGTGTGATCAGAACAATCTTTGTGCTGAAGGGCTTTACATACACTGCATCAGCTTCAACCATGGTAAGGGTGTGGTTGGCTATGCTGAAGAACATCTCATCATTAAGTGCAGCGTTGATCAGACGAAGCAGATATGTTTTTCCAGGCTTCACCTTGAGCTGGAATGTTTCTGAAGAAATAGACAATTTAACTTAATTGAATGAAACCAATCAATATATGATCAAGAACTGACAATGCTTGTGCTTTTCtttaatatgacttttaagtttaatttcaatacaCTGTCAATCGTTAATCaatcaaaaatcatttttagtataacttttaagataattattgtaaaagtcaacaaaattattgtatatgacaatttgtgattgaatgatagtttaaaaactatttacatTGTCTgtgcatatattatttactaTATTTCCTTACTATGTTCTTACCTTTGGCTGCGCAGTTGGAGACAGGACCTGGAAGACCATTGATGGTGTGAACATCTGAGATATTTGGTGCCAATCCTGTTTGCATTGCTTGGTTTATAACTGCTTCTGTGTCTGCTTTCCACCACTCCCCTGCCATTTTATTCGGGTTagcatattagaaaaaaatgtaaaattttcaatatgtAGAAGAGCTCATAGGGACACTAAATTCTGTGATTTGGTTTGAAGGATCTCAACTTACCCAATATGATGGGGACTTCTCTGAAAGGTTGAGGGAATGGGTAAGGGACATGTCTTTTGGGAAGAATGACAATGGGACCATAGAGAGTTGTTCTAAGCCATGAGATATGTGCATGCCACCACAATGTTCCTCTTTGGCCAATGACTGTGAAGTTGTACACAAAACTTTGACCTGTCTGAATTGGACACTGTGTGATATAGGCTGGTCCATCTGCCCATGCACTTTTTAGTTGGCGAATTCCATGCCTGAAAGAATTAATCAAATGTTGAGAAAATGTTACCATTCAACAATTAATTGCAACAAATTGATTCATAGGGTCTAATTGTATAAAAATGTACCAATGAAGGGTGACATTGTATTGAACGTGGTTAACGACTTTAACCACAATTCTGTCTCCTTCTCTTGCTATGATTCTAGGACCAGGAAATCGTCCATTGACAGTTACAAT contains:
- the LOC114418946 gene encoding laccase-17-like; the encoded protein is MGIAYLNMPGFMRAMFIMLCAMMILPELTHAKHARVTRHYKFNIKMQNFTRLCQTKSIVTVNGRFPGPRIIAREGDRIVVKVVNHVQYNVTLHWHGIRQLKSAWADGPAYITQCPIQTGQSFVYNFTVIGQRGTLWWHAHISWLRTTLYGPIVILPKRHVPYPFPQPFREVPIILGEWWKADTEAVINQAMQTGLAPNISDVHTINGLPGPVSNCAAKETFQLKVKPGKTYLLRLINAALNDEMFFSIANHTLTMVEADAVYVKPFSTKIVLITPGQTVNVLLKAKSKAPNGTCAISTRPYATGPASFDNTTATGFLEYKKTSHASNKSNTKKLPLLRAVFPKFNDTVFAMNFHNKVRSLANARFPAKVPKTVDRHFFFTVGLGISKCSKNQQCQGPNNTRVAAAVNNVTFVTPNIALLQAHFFNKSKGVYTTDFPSNPPFKFNYTGTPPSNIFVSSGTKTVVLPYNTSVELVLQDTSIIGAESHPLHLHGFNFFIVGQGNGNFDPKKDPIKFNLVDPAERNTAGVPSGGWVAVRFLADNPGVWFMHCHLEVHTSWGLKMAWIVQDGKRRNQKLPPPPSDLPKC